The bacterium genome includes a window with the following:
- a CDS encoding zinc ribbon domain-containing protein produces MYGNLVGFGAVTWILVVLGAWVAPAIVGYIIGKKKGKGGIGIVLGLFLSWIGVVIVAVLGDDVKRDQEHQEMMAAVGGTKEVVKVKCPQCGALADEGVKFCPGCGAPM; encoded by the coding sequence ATGTATGGTAACTTGGTGGGTTTCGGAGCTGTCACCTGGATTCTGGTGGTGCTTGGGGCCTGGGTGGCTCCGGCGATAGTGGGCTACATCATCGGGAAGAAGAAGGGTAAAGGTGGCATCGGCATAGTGCTCGGCCTTTTCCTCTCCTGGATCGGCGTCGTCATTGTAGCCGTGTTGGGCGACGATGTGAAGCGAGACCAGGAGCACCAGGAGATGATGGCGGCGGTGGGCGGGACCAAGGAAGTCGTGAAGGTCAAGTGCCCCCAATGCGGCGCCCTGGCGGACGAGGGTGTCAAGTTCTGCCCGGGGTGCGGCGCGCCGATGTAG